GGTGCAATCCCAAGAAAAAAGGAAAAACTGCCCGGAATGTGGGGCTGAATTCTACTCAACTTTAGGGTTGGTCCTCCATCTACAACAACACGGCTATTCCAAAAGGGAAGCTTGGGAGAAGGCCAGGAAAGCTCAGAAATAAACCAGTCGGTAGGTACCCTTCTTCAACCCAGCGAACTCCTCCACCTTGTCCACCGCATCCTTGAAGGTACCAAGCCCGTCCACCAAACCGAGGGCCAAAGCCTCCGTTCCGTAAACGGTGGAACCATCCTTGAGGGACTCGAGCACGTTCTCCAACTGGGGACGGTTGCGCTTGATGCGGTCCGTCATCTCCCTCAGCATGTTCTCCACCAGGCTCTGCAGATACCTATTCTCCTCCGGAGTCGGACTCCTATACCATGCCCCCATGTCCTTGAGTTCCCCCGTACACCACCTGTAGTACTTTATTCCCTCCTTCTCCAGCCAGTTCTCATAGCTCACCCAAATGGCTATCACCCCCAAACCCGCAGTGAGGGTGGTGCTACGGGCGAAAAGATACCGAGCAGGAGTGGAGAGGAGGTAGGCACCGGAGGTGGCATACTCCTTCATGCTGACCACCACCGGCTTCTCGGAGGCGAGCTTGCGCATGACCGCCTCCGTCTCAAAACAGGCCTGAACGGTTCCACCCGGACTGTTCACTTCCACCACCACTCCCTTCACCCGAGAATCCCTCAGGGCCCTATCGAGGAGATCCGCATACCTGAAGTCTTCCACCTCCCCCTCCACCCTTATCACGACCACCTTGTCCTTGGGGCCCAAGAAATGGAGAGAGGCGAAGGAGAGGGAGGAAAGCAGGAGCAGGGCCACCAATCCCCAGAGATACTGTTTCTTCTTGTTCCTCATCTTTTTTTCTCGTACTCCAGCCTTAAAACATCTCGGGAAGGGAAATTTGTTCCACCATCGTGGGTCCTTCCCTATCCTTATCCCTATAGAACCGATAGAGGTAACCGCTCACGGCGGCCTCCAGTCTCTCCTCGTGGGTGATGAGCAGAACCTGACGCACCAGAGAAGGAAGACGTTCCCTTAAAACCCTCGCCAGCTCTTGGATGGCTTCGGCATCCAAGTTGTGGGTGGGTTCATCCAGCACGATCCAACCAAGGCCTGGGGCTAAAACCCTAGCCAGGGCTACCCTGATCACGAAACATGCATCCGTCCTTTCTCCTCCGCTGGCCACTCCTTCGAGGGGAAGCCAGTTGCCCTTTCTGTCCCTGAGTTCGAATTCGTAGTTCCCCTCCTCATCCACCGAGAGTCTGAGAGAGGTATAATCCCCATACGGATAAACTTCCTGCCAGAGATCTTCCATCAGCTGGTTTACCTGCTCCACGAAGAGCGAACGCATGAGGGCTTGAGTCCTGGAAAGGGCGGTTTGGATGAGTCCCAAGGCTTCTGAGGCTTCCTTGAGCTTTAGGGCTTCGAGCTCCAGTTTCTGCAGCTCGAGGAGGTTTTCCTTCAGGAGTTCCATCCTTTCCCCTTCCTCCTTCAGGATCCTCTCCAAACCCCTGAGCTCCCCCCTCACGCCCTCCAGCTGGGAGGAGAGGGCTTCCTTTTCTTCCCTCATCCTCCTCACCTCATCCTCCTTGTACCTCCTTTCCAGCTCCCAGAGCTCCCTCTGGAAATGGAGGCGCTGGACCTGTCTTTCCCTGAGCTGCCTTTCAAGTTCAAAGAAGCTCTTGGCCATCTCCAATCGGTTCTTGGCTTCCTGACAGTTTCTCCAGCTTTCCTCCCTCTTTTCCTCCGCCTTCCTGTGCTTTTCCTTTAAGACCTTCAACTCCTCCTCGCAGGTCTCCAATTCCCTTTCCTTCTCCCTCCTTTCCCCCTCCAACCTCTCCAGTTCCTTCCTCAACTCGGGCAGTTCCTTCAGTTCCCCCTCTATTCTCCTTACTTCCCTATCGAGTTCGGAAAGCCTTTTCACCTCTTCCCTCAGCTTCCTCAGCTCGGTCTGTAGCTCGACCTTCCTCGCTGCCAATTCTTCCAGTTCCCTCTTGCGCTTCTCCACGAGGGCCTCCTTTCTCTCCCTTCCCAGAGGGGCTTCACAGACGGGGCAGGAAGGGCCGGCGGAAAGGAGCTCCCTCAATCCCCTCCCCACTTCTCCCTCCCTAGCCTCCACCTTGGCCAGTTCCTTCCCAACCTCCTCCATCCTTTTTCCAGTTTCCTCCAGTCTCGAGGGAAGCTCCCTCGCCCCCTTTTCCTCCAACCACTTCTCCTTCCCCTCCTTCTCCCTCACCCTCCGTTCCAGTTCCTTCCTCCTCTCCTCCCTTTCCCTCAACTCCGCCCTCAGGGTTCCCACCCTCCTTTCCAGGGAAAGGAGTTCCAAGCGTAATCTTTCCTCTTCCTCCTTGGCCTCGGAGAGGATCCTCTCCGCCTCCCTCCCCTCCCTCTCCAAGACTTCCAAATCGGAAATTCTACCCAGCTTGGATTTCATTTCCTCCAACTGCTTCTGGAGCTGTTCGATCCTAGCCCCTTCCTCCTTCTCCCTAATCCTGAGCCTCTCCACCCTTCTCCCCAGCTCCTCCAGTTCTTCCAGCTTCCTCTTCACCTCTTCCAGCCTGGAGGAAAGTCTCCCCTCCTCACGCTTCATTTCCGCCATCCTCTTCTCATCCTCCTCCTTCTTCCTCCTCAGCTCTTCCAGCTGCTTGAGGAGGGTCCCCCTGTCCCTTCCCTCCACCATCCTTTTCTTTTCCTTGGCCTCTTCCAAGAGTCTCCTAGAAAGGGATCCGAGCTTCTGACGGGCTTCCTCCAACCTATCCATGCCCGTCAGCTCATCTATCTTCTTCTTCCTCTCCGAAGGAGAAAGGAGGAGGAAGTAATCGAGCCTGTTCTGCTGGGAGTAAACGGCCCTTTCAAAAAGTTCGTAGCTCACCCCCAGTAACTTTTCCACCATCTCCGTGACCTTTCCGGCCGTTGACCCTTCCACCAAAGTACCATCCGCCTTCCTCAGCTCCGCGGAGGTTCCACCCTTCCTCCTTATCACCCTCCTCACCAGATACTCCTCACCCGTGGGAAGCATGAACCCAACTTCTATTTCCGCCAACTCCGCGGGCTCCGGCTTGCTCCTGATCAGATCCTCCTGCTTTATCCCCCTCTCCCTGAGCCCGGGAATCTTGCCGAAGAGGCCCATCGAAATGGCTTCCAGCACGCTGCTCTTCCCACTCCCCATCCCCCCCACCAGCAAGTTGGTGCCGTCACCGAACCTCAATTCGGTTTGGGCATGCGATTTCCAGTCTTTCAGTCTTACGCGGGTGATCATCTCTCCCCCTCCAGCTCTATCTCCACCATCTTCCTGACGAAGGCCCTCACCTTCTCCTCCACCTCTCCCTCCTTTCCCTCCAGCATGAGGGTGTAGAGACTCCTGGCTTCGAGCCCATAGGAATACTTCAGCTCAGAGAGTTGTTGCTCCAAAAGCCTCAGGGTCATCTCCTCGAGTGAACGAGCATCCTTCAACCTCTCCAAAACCTCCCTCCTAACTTCCTCCTGTGGGGAGGAGAGGTCTTCCTTGCTTATCACGAGTAAAGCCCTGTCCGAAAACTCCTCCACCAAAGATGAGTCTTCGAAGTCTCCCTTCTTCCCCCTCGCCAACCTTCCCTTCAACCTCAGGCGGATGAGCGGGAGCTTTTTCATGTTCCTCCTCCTCGAGGAAAGGAGGGTTTCCACCCTTTCCCTCACCCTCTCCTGCAGCTGATGGACATCCATTCCCTCCGCATCCACCTCTTCATAGAAGAAGTCGCGGGGAGTCTCCAATTCCACGAAACGCGGTCTTCCCCCCTCCACCAAGTAAAAGCCCTTCTGGCTCTGGGCTTCTATCGGAAGGAGCTGTGTCCTTTCCGTGCTTCCGGGGAAGAGGAGGGGCCTTCCCCAGACACTGGCCTCGGCCCTGTAATGCACGTGTCCGCAGAGGTAGAGGTCGAAACCCTTTGGAAGGTCCTCGGGAAAGATACCCGGGGACTCCTCGGTTGAAAAAACGTACTGGCCTAGGGACTGATGAAGCATGAGCACGTTGAAGGCACCCTCCACGGGCTTGGGATTCCAAGTTTGCAAAAAGCTCTTCGAATATCTCTCCGGAACGTGGCTCATACCATGGACTGCCACCCTTCCTCCCGGACCCTCAAAGATCACGGTTTCCCTGTGGAGGTGGATGAGCATTCCAGCCGCCTCCAACACTTCCACCGGATTCTTCAATCCTTCCGTCCTGCTCTCATGGTTTCCATGAAGGGCCACCACCGGGATTCCCTGCAGGGAGAGGGGTGAGATTTCCTTTTCCTCCTTCCCCTTCACCCCAACCAACCTCATCCTTCCCTCGGCCATCCTAGGAAGGGTAAAGAGTCTCATTGCCTTGGCCCACACCTCATGCCTGGGAGCCCTAGTGTCGAAGAGATCTCCCAACAGGAGGATGAGGTCCACATCTCCCTCCACGGCCTTCCGCAACGCTTCCTCGGCCTGATCGAAGGGATCTTCCTCCCTTTGAGTGCCCCATTTTGCTCCCAGGTGGGTATCCCCTATCACGGCGAGCTTCAAGTTCATTCCCCCTTTCTTTTTTCCGCCATCCTTTAACCCATGGGGTGAAAGTATTCTCCTGTCAAGGGCTTTATCCCTGTGGGGCCAAAAATCTACGATGTTCCTTCCCTGGTCCGAGAAATACAGACCAAAGAAACTGAGCGAAGTGGTGGGACAAAAGGCTGCCCTCCAGAAGGTGAAGGAGTGGGTGGAGGGCTGGAAGAGGGGAAAACCCGAAAAGAGGGCGCTCTTGCTCTACGGCGCCCCCGGAACGGGAAAGACCTCCATCGCCGAGGCCCTGGCGGGAGAGGAGGGATGGGATGCCATCCAGCTGAACGCCAGCGACCAGAGAACCTTTGAGGTATTGAAGAGGGTGGCGGGGGAGGCTGCCGCCACGGGTACCCTCACGGGAAAGAAGGGTGAGAAGAGGCTGGTGATCCTGGACGAAGCCGACAACCTTCACCCTCACGAGGACAGGGGGGGATACAGGGCGGTGAAGGAAATCCTGGAGACCACCAAGAATCCCATCATCCTCACCGCCAACGATCGCAGGAACTTACCGCAGGAAATTCGGGAGCTCTGTTTGGAAGTGAACCTGAGACGCTTCACCCCTTCAGAAATAGAGGAGATCCTCAGGAGGATCTGCCTGAAGGAGGGAATAGAGGTGGATCCGATGGTACTGAAGAGGATTGCGGAAACCAGCAGGGGTGACGCGAGGGCTGCCATCAACGACCTCCAAACCTCCTGCGGGGCCAAAAGAAAATGCGGGATCCAAGATTTGGCCCTCTACTTGAGGGACCTGGAAACCAACGTCTTCGAGGTTTTGGGAAAACTGCCCCATGTGGACTCGGTGGAGAAGGGGAGGAGGCTGGTGATGGAACTGGACCTTCCCCCCGATGAGTTCCTGGGGTGGGTAACGGAGAACCTCCCCCCTGCCCTCTCTCCCAAGGATAGGGCCAGGCTCTACGATGCCCTCTCGAAGGTGGAGATCTTCCTATCGAGGGCGGTCAGGAGAGGGCACTACGGGATGTGGAGCTACGCTTCGGAAATAATGGGTGCCGGTCCAGCCCTCCTGAGGGAAGGGGAACTTTCCCCAAGAAGGCCCCAGTATCCGAGCTCCGCCCTCTTCTACGCCAGAACGAGGGGGAAGAGGGCCCTCCGGGACTCGATAGCCAAGAAGTGGGCCCTCCGCTCCCATACCTCCTCCAGGAGGTGCAGGGAGGAATTGGGGTATCTGGCCCTGATGGTGGAGGGGAAGATGGGGGAGAAAATCATCGGGGAGTTGGAACTCACGGAACAGGAGAGGGAATACCTGAAGAGCCTGGTGAAGACTTGAAGGTGGTAAAGAATCTGAGGTTGGGGAAGCTGGTCACGGATCTCCCCAACCGTGGGGTTCCAGTGTATGGCTGGTTTCCCCTCAAGGAAGCCTTCTCCAGGTCCCTTGTGGTGATGCTCCTTCAGAACCTCTGGATGGGAAGGGGCGATAGGGTACTGGACCCCTTTTGCGGGAAGGGAACCACCCTCCTAGCATGCAAGGAGCTGGGGGTGGACGCGGTGGGTTATGAGGTACATCCCCTTCTCCTCTTCCTCTGCAGGGTGGAGACGAGGGATTACGACCTCTCCTCCCTGAGGAAGGCGGGGAAGGAGCTCCTCTCCACTCCCTTTCATCCCCCCAGCACCTCCCCTCCGAAATTCCTGCAGAAGTTCTTCCATCCCGGTGTTCTCCAGGATCTCCTCTTCTTCAGGGAGGAAATCCTCAAAAGGGAGGAAGGGGAGAGAGAGTTCCTCCTCACGGCCCTCATGCTGGCGGCGGTGGAGAGTAGCTGGGCCTTCAGGGATGGGGAGGTGCTGAAGGTCAGGAAGAGGAAAACCCCTCCCCTGAGGGAAGCCCTGGCCAGGAGAATAGGATGGATGTGTGATGATCTGGAAAAGCTGGGAACGAAGAGGGTGGACCTCACCATCGTGGAAGGGGATGCCAGGGAAATGGAGGTGGAGGAGGAAGCCTTCGACGCCGTGATCACCTCTCCACCCTATCCCGGAAAGCTGGAATATGTCCATGCATATCGGTTGGAGGAGGAAATCCTGGGCCTCCCCCCACCCCCACCGGAAAAACTGTTGGGGGTGAGAATGGAGGAGGGGGAACCCAAGTTCGAGAGGGAAGCCTATCTGGAAGACCTCTCAAAGGTGGTGGAAAAACTGTATGTGGCCTGTGTGGAGGGGGGGGAGGTGGCGATGGTGATCTCCGATGGATGCTTCCCGAACGAGGGTGGTGTCTTCGAAGTCTTCACCCCCGTCTGCGAGATTGCGGAGAGGGCAGGCTTCAAGGTGAGGAAGGCCACCATCGTGAACGAGAGGTTCTGCACCACACCCTCCAGGAAGAAGCTGGGGATCATGAGGGAGTACCTGCTCCAGTGGAGGAAGTAGCCAGCCTCCCGACCAGTTCGAGCACTCTCCTCTTTATCTCCCCCACCACCCTCCTGGCCTCCCCTGGCTCCATGTCCGCCGGGTCGGGGAGTTCCCACCTCTCCACGGGAGCATGCACGACGGGACATCGCGCCCCGCAGACCACCACTACCATATCAGCTCCCTCGAGGAGTTCGCGGGTGAGGAAGCGAGGCTTCCTGTCGCCCAGCTCTATCCCCTCTTCCCTCACGAGCTCGGCGGCGATGGGGTGTACGACCTGAGCGGGGGAGATTCCGGCACTCACCGCTCTCCACCCCTTGGGTGCATATCTGTTGAAGTAGGCCTCTGCCACCACACTCCTAAAACTGTTCTCCACACAGACGAAAAGAACGGTCCTCATCCTCCCCAGTCCAGGAGCCTCCTCTCCCCTTCGATCCTCTTCAGCTCCGTTATGTCTTGGGTCACCTCCAGCGTACCCAGGTACTTCCCTTCTCTGTCCCTCACCGCGAAGTACCTGATGTAAATTAGGCGTCCGTCCTTCTGAATCCAGAACTCCGCTACGTCCCTTTCCCCCCTCCTGAAGGCCTCCAGAATCCTGTTGACCACGTGAACACTTTTCTGTGGGTGACAGAGCTGGACCTTCCTCCCCAAGACTGCCTTCGTCCTGACGAAGAAGCGTTTCTCCGGCTTGTTGAAGTACCTCACGGTATCGTCCTCTCCCACGAAGGTGAGGTCCACGGGCAGGGTGTTCAGGATGGCTTCCACCTCACGCTCGGAGAGGGAACCCGTCTCGAACTGGAGCAGGTTTACCTCTTTCTCCTCGACCTTTCCCTCCTCCGCGGGCACCGGTGACAGCGGAGGGGTGAAGCAGCAGTAACCTATCTCATCGAAGCCTCTCCTCACCTCCCGCCACTCCTCAGGGGTGATGACCCGGAGGGCGGAGGGGAAGAGGATGCGGTTCTCCTTGAGGATGTGGCCCTGGAGGAGGCGGTCCAGCGAAAGCACGCGTTCCTCCAGCCTCTTCTTGAACTCCCCAAAATCCATCGCCGGGCCCTCCTGAAGGAGGCCGTGAAGCTCCTTTTTCTCCCTGCGGAGCTGGTCGTGCTCCATCCACATGATGGCCGGAGGCTCGGTTATCCCGTGCTTCTCCAGCATCGGGAAGAGCACATTCTCCTCCCTCAGATAATGCTTCTCGGCCTCCAGCAGTTCCTCCGAAAGCTTGAGCATGGTGGAGAGCTCCCCTTCCGCAGAGGGGGGTCCCCCCGCCTCCGCGATTCTGCTCACCCCCTCCTTCATCTTCCCCATTCTCTTCTGCAGCTCCTCGTGCTCCCCCATCAAGATTTCCAGAGGATTGCCTGGAGGAACCTCGACCCTCTGCCTTTCCAGCTGCTCCCTGAAAACCTCCAAGTGCACCTCGCACAGCCTGCGGATTTCCTCCCTGGGAAAGCCTTCCTGCACGAGTTCCTGCTCCACCCTTGCGATCTCTAATGGGCTCACCCCCTCCAGTACCTTCTTAAAGTTCTCCTTGACCTCCGCGGGGGAGGCGCCGGCGTGCAGCCGCCTGAGGAGCTCCCTCAGGGCTTCCTTCCTCTCCTCCATCTATCTCCCCTCTCCTCCCATTCTTCGGAAGATGATAAATCCCTGCCTGACCATCCCGAAGTATGGCCTCCTCCTCCTCACCGCCAGCTCGAAGGCCTCCCTCACCCCATCCTCCTTTCCCTCCCTCAGGGGAGAGAGCACGTCTACCAGGTTGTCGTTCCTCATGAGGCAAGGCTTGAGATAGCCATCGTGGGTTAGCCTGAGGCGGGTGCAGTGGAGGCAGAACTCGGAGTTGTGCATGGGCCTCACCACCTCCACCTCCACCCCGTCCAACTCGTAAACCCTCCTCGCGTGCAGTTCCTTTCTCACCTTCACCCTCCCCCTCTCCTTCAGCCTCTCCTCTATCCCCGATAGGTCCACGTGGAACCTCTCGTAAATCTCGGGGGGGTCGGTGGGGAGGCGGATGAGTTCGAGCAACTGTAGCTTTAAACCCATCCTCCTGGCGAACTCCACCATCCCCTCCACCTCTTCCTCGTTGATCCCCCTGAGCAGGAGCATGTTGAGTTTTACGGGATGCAGCCCGGCATCCAGGGCTGCCCTTATCCCATCCAGAACCCCGTCGAGGGCCCTCACGCCCGTGAGTTTGGCATACTTCTCCGGGTTCAGGGTATCCAAGCTTACGTTCACCCTCTTCAATCCTGCCTCCGCGAGGCCCGAAGCCCTCTCCTTCAGTCCTATTCCGTTCGTCACCATGGAAACCTCTTCCGAGGAGGAAGAAACTTCCCTCACTATCTCTTCCAAATCCTGGCGCAGGAGGGGCTCCCCACCCGTGAGTTTAACCTTTCCCATCCCCAGACCACAAGCCACCTCCGCTATCCTCCCTATCTCCCACGCCTCCATCCTCCTCCCACCTCCCTCCAGACCTTCCCTGTGGCAGTAAAAGCAACTCAAGTTGCATTCCTCCGTGACGGAAATCCTCAAGCTCTTCAAGGGCCTGCCAAACCCGTCTTCCATCTCACCCCCTCCTTATCCTCAGTTCCACCTCCCTCCCCCTTCCCCCCTTGAGGGAGGAAAGCATGCCGAGAATGGTTCTGGAGACGATTCTCCTCACGAAGGGATTGAGGGGGACTCTCTTCCCATCCACCCAAAGCTCCACCCCTCCCATCAAGGCCGCACACTCCCTCCTTCCCTTCCTACCCGAAGCGGCTGCCCGTAAGAACTCCCTGCAGGTCCCAAAACCGCACTCCCCACAGTCAAGACCACCCGTGGGAGTGGTGGCCCTCTCCACCACCAAGTCCGCCAACCGACGGTAAGCCCCAAAGGGGAAAACGGGCTTTCCCTTCACCCCACATCCCACGAAGGCTGCGGTGAAGTCGTCGTCCAGTTCCTCCGCCTCCCCCTCCCTCCTGGCCACCATCACCTTCACCACCTCCTCCCTTTTGAAACCTTCCAAGATGACGAAATCCAGCCCCCTCAGGGAAAGCAGGACCTCCCTCAGCTCAGGTTTTCCCTTCCTCTCCCTGACCGCCACCTCCCTCTCACCCACCGCCACTACCACCTCGCTTCCCGCCTCCCCATGCTTCCAAGTATCCGTTCCCACCCTATCCATCGAATGCTTGGAGAGATGCTTCACCGTTCCCACCCTGTACCCCCTCCCCACCAGCTCCCTTACCAGTCCCACCACCACTTCCGTCTTACCACTGTCCTTGTATCCACCCACTCCCAGCACCCTGAACATCATCCACCTCCGAAGAGGAAGACCTCCACTTCCTCCCCCTTTTCCAGTCTTTCCCTTTCCCTGGGGATACGGAAATACCCATCCACCTCCAGGAGAGAAGTGATGGCCCCCGATCCCTTCCTCACCACTTCCGCCCACCATCCCCCGTCCTTCCATCTGAGCCTCACCGGGACCAACTCCTCCCTTCCCCTCGCCTTTTCCATTCCTTCCGAGAGTCTCGCCCGGAGGGAGAGGAGGGGTGGTTCGGGAAGACCGCCCATCCTCCTGAGATAGGGCTCCACCAACAGATGGAAGACCAGGAGGGCGGAGAGGGGATAGCCAGGCAGGCCGAAGAGGGGCTTGTTCCCCACTAGGGCGAAGAAGGTGG
The nucleotide sequence above comes from Candidatus Hadarchaeales archaeon. Encoded proteins:
- a CDS encoding DNA methyltransferase, whose product is MVKNLRLGKLVTDLPNRGVPVYGWFPLKEAFSRSLVVMLLQNLWMGRGDRVLDPFCGKGTTLLACKELGVDAVGYEVHPLLLFLCRVETRDYDLSSLRKAGKELLSTPFHPPSTSPPKFLQKFFHPGVLQDLLFFREEILKREEGEREFLLTALMLAAVESSWAFRDGEVLKVRKRKTPPLREALARRIGWMCDDLEKLGTKRVDLTIVEGDAREMEVEEEAFDAVITSPPYPGKLEYVHAYRLEEEILGLPPPPPEKLLGVRMEEGEPKFEREAYLEDLSKVVEKLYVACVEGGEVAMVISDGCFPNEGGVFEVFTPVCEIAERAGFKVRKATIVNERFCTTPSRKKLGIMREYLLQWRK
- a CDS encoding DUF438 domain-containing protein; the encoded protein is MEERKEALRELLRRLHAGASPAEVKENFKKVLEGVSPLEIARVEQELVQEGFPREEIRRLCEVHLEVFREQLERQRVEVPPGNPLEILMGEHEELQKRMGKMKEGVSRIAEAGGPPSAEGELSTMLKLSEELLEAEKHYLREENVLFPMLEKHGITEPPAIMWMEHDQLRREKKELHGLLQEGPAMDFGEFKKRLEERVLSLDRLLQGHILKENRILFPSALRVITPEEWREVRRGFDEIGYCCFTPPLSPVPAEEGKVEEKEVNLLQFETGSLSEREVEAILNTLPVDLTFVGEDDTVRYFNKPEKRFFVRTKAVLGRKVQLCHPQKSVHVVNRILEAFRRGERDVAEFWIQKDGRLIYIRYFAVRDREGKYLGTLEVTQDITELKRIEGERRLLDWGG
- a CDS encoding SMC family ATPase, with product MITRVRLKDWKSHAQTELRFGDGTNLLVGGMGSGKSSVLEAISMGLFGKIPGLRERGIKQEDLIRSKPEPAELAEIEVGFMLPTGEEYLVRRVIRRKGGTSAELRKADGTLVEGSTAGKVTEMVEKLLGVSYELFERAVYSQQNRLDYFLLLSPSERKKKIDELTGMDRLEEARQKLGSLSRRLLEEAKEKKRMVEGRDRGTLLKQLEELRRKKEEDEKRMAEMKREEGRLSSRLEEVKRKLEELEELGRRVERLRIREKEEGARIEQLQKQLEEMKSKLGRISDLEVLEREGREAERILSEAKEEEERLRLELLSLERRVGTLRAELREREERRKELERRVREKEGKEKWLEEKGARELPSRLEETGKRMEEVGKELAKVEAREGEVGRGLRELLSAGPSCPVCEAPLGRERKEALVEKRKRELEELAARKVELQTELRKLREEVKRLSELDREVRRIEGELKELPELRKELERLEGERREKERELETCEEELKVLKEKHRKAEEKREESWRNCQEAKNRLEMAKSFFELERQLRERQVQRLHFQRELWELERRYKEDEVRRMREEKEALSSQLEGVRGELRGLERILKEEGERMELLKENLLELQKLELEALKLKEASEALGLIQTALSRTQALMRSLFVEQVNQLMEDLWQEVYPYGDYTSLRLSVDEEGNYEFELRDRKGNWLPLEGVASGGERTDACFVIRVALARVLAPGLGWIVLDEPTHNLDAEAIQELARVLRERLPSLVRQVLLITHEERLEAAVSGYLYRFYRDKDREGPTMVEQISLPEMF
- a CDS encoding DNA repair exonuclease gives rise to the protein MNLKLAVIGDTHLGAKWGTQREEDPFDQAEEALRKAVEGDVDLILLLGDLFDTRAPRHEVWAKAMRLFTLPRMAEGRMRLVGVKGKEEKEISPLSLQGIPVVALHGNHESRTEGLKNPVEVLEAAGMLIHLHRETVIFEGPGGRVAVHGMSHVPERYSKSFLQTWNPKPVEGAFNVLMLHQSLGQYVFSTEESPGIFPEDLPKGFDLYLCGHVHYRAEASVWGRPLLFPGSTERTQLLPIEAQSQKGFYLVEGGRPRFVELETPRDFFYEEVDAEGMDVHQLQERVRERVETLLSSRRRNMKKLPLIRLRLKGRLARGKKGDFEDSSLVEEFSDRALLVISKEDLSSPQEEVRREVLERLKDARSLEEMTLRLLEQQLSELKYSYGLEARSLYTLMLEGKEGEVEEKVRAFVRKMVEIELEGER
- a CDS encoding replication factor C large subunit; the encoded protein is MFLPWSEKYRPKKLSEVVGQKAALQKVKEWVEGWKRGKPEKRALLLYGAPGTGKTSIAEALAGEEGWDAIQLNASDQRTFEVLKRVAGEAAATGTLTGKKGEKRLVILDEADNLHPHEDRGGYRAVKEILETTKNPIILTANDRRNLPQEIRELCLEVNLRRFTPSEIEEILRRICLKEGIEVDPMVLKRIAETSRGDARAAINDLQTSCGAKRKCGIQDLALYLRDLETNVFEVLGKLPHVDSVEKGRRLVMELDLPPDEFLGWVTENLPPALSPKDRARLYDALSKVEIFLSRAVRRGHYGMWSYASEIMGAGPALLREGELSPRRPQYPSSALFYARTRGKRALRDSIAKKWALRSHTSSRRCREELGYLALMVEGKMGEKIIGELELTEQEREYLKSLVKT
- a CDS encoding S49 family peptidase — translated: MRNKKKQYLWGLVALLLLSSLSFASLHFLGPKDKVVVIRVEGEVEDFRYADLLDRALRDSRVKGVVVEVNSPGGTVQACFETEAVMRKLASEKPVVVSMKEYATSGAYLLSTPARYLFARSTTLTAGLGVIAIWVSYENWLEKEGIKYYRWCTGELKDMGAWYRSPTPEENRYLQSLVENMLREMTDRIKRNRPQLENVLESLKDGSTVYGTEALALGLVDGLGTFKDAVDKVEEFAGLKKGTYRLVYF
- the mobB gene encoding molybdopterin-guanine dinucleotide biosynthesis protein B yields the protein MFRVLGVGGYKDSGKTEVVVGLVRELVGRGYRVGTVKHLSKHSMDRVGTDTWKHGEAGSEVVVAVGEREVAVRERKGKPELREVLLSLRGLDFVILEGFKREEVVKVMVARREGEAEELDDDFTAAFVGCGVKGKPVFPFGAYRRLADLVVERATTPTGGLDCGECGFGTCREFLRAAASGRKGRRECAALMGGVELWVDGKRVPLNPFVRRIVSRTILGMLSSLKGGRGREVELRIRRG
- the moaA gene encoding GTP 3',8-cyclase MoaA yields the protein MEDGFGRPLKSLRISVTEECNLSCFYCHREGLEGGGRRMEAWEIGRIAEVACGLGMGKVKLTGGEPLLRQDLEEIVREVSSSSEEVSMVTNGIGLKERASGLAEAGLKRVNVSLDTLNPEKYAKLTGVRALDGVLDGIRAALDAGLHPVKLNMLLLRGINEEEVEGMVEFARRMGLKLQLLELIRLPTDPPEIYERFHVDLSGIEERLKERGRVKVRKELHARRVYELDGVEVEVVRPMHNSEFCLHCTRLRLTHDGYLKPCLMRNDNLVDVLSPLREGKEDGVREAFELAVRRRRPYFGMVRQGFIIFRRMGGEGR